From Alcaligenes faecalis, the proteins below share one genomic window:
- a CDS encoding RNA polymerase sigma factor produces the protein MSHPSRPIKAWLASYSELFGVWRRKAESREDAEDAMHDTVVGMLENNTALIDNPRAYLVRGTSNRLISRHRHQTVLTVLPLDELSDTEHPRQTGADSHAQFEQLAEALVNALADLPPKCREVYIKHRLEGWTHTEIAQDMALSRSMVEKYMTRALRHIHERLHHYVPD, from the coding sequence ATGTCTCACCCTTCACGTCCCATAAAAGCCTGGCTCGCCTCGTATAGCGAGCTGTTTGGCGTATGGCGGCGCAAGGCCGAGAGTCGGGAAGATGCGGAAGATGCCATGCACGACACCGTTGTAGGCATGCTGGAAAACAACACTGCCCTGATCGACAACCCACGTGCCTATCTGGTACGAGGCACCAGCAACCGGCTGATCAGCCGCCATCGCCACCAAACCGTCCTGACTGTTTTACCCTTGGACGAGCTAAGCGATACCGAGCATCCGCGCCAGACCGGGGCTGACAGCCACGCCCAGTTTGAGCAGTTGGCCGAGGCACTGGTGAACGCGCTGGCCGACTTGCCCCCAAAATGCCGAGAGGTCTACATCAAGCATCGACTGGAGGGTTGGACCCATACCGAAATTGCCCAGGACATGGCCCTTTCCCGCAGCATGGTGGAAAAATACATGACTCGTGCCTTGCGTCACATCCATGAACGACTGCACCATTACGTACCTGACTGA
- a CDS encoding TonB-dependent siderophore receptor codes for MSPFTPRRRHSPLFQANLSALTLSVSLAFSLAPSAVQAQQTVSIQIPAQPLGDALLKLGEQTSLQIFFSQDVVAGRQARSVSGRLAPEQALRQLLDGSGINYTRDGNTITLSAGVTQLTPVTIRRAPTDTADSYVALSSRSGKLDVPLIETPRSVSIVTQKQLKILAPQSIERALAYTPGVQTDVSGSGDLRMSGAVIRGFSDGSAYYKDGLKQLSAGTYGSWNDDMDSLDSIEVLKGPASVLYGQGRPGGVVNVVSKRPTADHVNSLGLGYGSYQRRQLTADIGGALNDDQSLLYRLNLSGRKSHGRTIDSRDDRVSVSPALLWKLSDRTSLTLLGSYSRERGTPKSWWPNLFYYPEVTDLPLKRTAGDPAFDYFNRDTKAIGYALEHDTESGWRLRQNLRYSEIDIDYRHIYSMAVLADQRSVSRASLAQETKGRTFTVDSRVGKDFNWGPLEHTLEFGVDYLRYKENDGLGFGWNVPDLDMLDPVYGLSIAPPELDYSERDLKQTGIYMLNQLKWNQWVANVSLRHDTARTVQSSATQPRMTDRATTGSAGLLYLFDNGVAPYISYSTAFDPTTGRAADGTAFKPREGKQYEAGVKYQPPGTDALITAAVFDLRQTNVTTPDPNFPRFSVQTGEVRSTGIELEAKLPISSQLNLMAGYTYLDPRTTQSERPAEIDRQTLQTARQTASLWLDYRPQQIQGLMVGRVYGIEASRPMMCGRMAA; via the coding sequence GTGAGCCCCTTTACCCCACGTCGTCGCCACTCGCCCCTTTTTCAGGCGAACTTGAGTGCCTTGACCTTAAGCGTGAGTCTGGCCTTCAGCCTGGCCCCTTCTGCTGTGCAGGCCCAACAAACTGTCTCTATTCAAATCCCCGCCCAGCCTTTAGGCGATGCCCTGCTGAAACTGGGCGAACAGACCTCTTTGCAGATTTTTTTCTCTCAGGATGTGGTTGCCGGCCGCCAAGCCCGCTCTGTCTCGGGCCGTCTGGCACCTGAGCAAGCTTTGCGTCAATTACTGGACGGCAGTGGCATCAACTACACCCGAGACGGCAACACGATCACCTTGTCAGCCGGTGTGACTCAATTGACGCCAGTCACGATACGCCGCGCCCCTACAGACACCGCTGACAGCTACGTCGCACTAAGCAGCCGCAGTGGCAAGCTGGACGTGCCCTTGATCGAAACCCCGCGTTCGGTCTCCATCGTCACGCAAAAGCAGTTAAAGATTCTGGCCCCGCAAAGTATTGAACGCGCTCTGGCTTACACCCCTGGCGTACAGACTGACGTGTCTGGCTCGGGCGACCTGCGCATGAGCGGCGCGGTGATCCGTGGCTTTAGTGACGGCAGTGCCTACTACAAAGATGGTTTGAAGCAGCTCTCGGCAGGCACCTATGGGTCCTGGAATGATGATATGGACAGCCTGGACAGCATCGAAGTGCTGAAAGGCCCTGCCTCGGTGCTGTATGGGCAGGGACGCCCCGGCGGCGTGGTCAACGTGGTGTCCAAGCGCCCCACCGCCGACCACGTAAACAGTCTGGGCCTGGGCTATGGCAGCTACCAGCGTCGTCAATTAACGGCGGATATCGGTGGGGCCTTGAACGACGACCAATCCCTGCTGTATCGCCTGAATCTGTCCGGGCGCAAAAGCCATGGACGCACCATAGACTCGCGCGATGATCGCGTCTCGGTGTCCCCCGCCCTGCTTTGGAAACTGTCGGACCGGACCAGCCTGACACTTTTGGGCTCGTATTCGCGTGAACGTGGCACCCCCAAGTCCTGGTGGCCCAATCTGTTTTATTACCCCGAAGTCACTGATCTACCGCTCAAGCGCACCGCCGGGGACCCGGCGTTTGACTACTTCAATCGCGACACCAAAGCCATTGGCTACGCTCTGGAGCATGACACCGAGAGCGGCTGGCGTTTACGTCAGAACCTGCGCTATTCGGAGATCGACATTGATTACCGCCATATCTACTCCATGGCCGTTCTGGCCGACCAGCGCAGCGTCTCCCGAGCCAGCCTGGCCCAGGAAACCAAAGGCCGTACCTTCACGGTAGACAGCCGGGTCGGCAAGGACTTTAACTGGGGACCACTGGAGCATACGTTGGAGTTTGGTGTGGACTATCTGCGCTACAAGGAAAACGACGGCTTGGGCTTTGGCTGGAACGTACCTGATCTGGACATGCTCGACCCGGTATACGGGCTGTCCATCGCACCGCCCGAGCTGGATTACTCCGAGCGCGATCTGAAGCAGACCGGCATTTACATGCTGAACCAGCTGAAATGGAACCAGTGGGTTGCCAATGTCAGCTTGCGTCACGACACCGCTCGCACTGTACAAAGCAGTGCAACGCAGCCTCGCATGACGGACCGTGCCACCACCGGCAGCGCGGGCTTGCTGTACCTGTTTGACAATGGTGTGGCTCCGTACATCAGCTACTCCACCGCCTTTGACCCCACAACAGGGCGGGCGGCAGATGGCACGGCATTCAAGCCTCGCGAGGGCAAACAATACGAAGCCGGGGTGAAGTATCAGCCACCGGGAACCGATGCCCTGATTACCGCTGCGGTGTTTGACCTGCGCCAGACCAATGTCACCACGCCCGATCCAAACTTCCCGCGTTTCAGCGTCCAGACAGGAGAAGTACGATCCACGGGTATCGAGCTGGAAGCCAAGCTGCCCATTAGCTCTCAGCTCAACCTGATGGCGGGCTATACCTATCTGGATCCACGGACTACGCAAAGCGAGCGCCCGGCAGAAATTGATCGGCAGACGTTGCAAACCGCACGTCAGACCGCCAGCCTGTGGCTGGACTATCGGCCCCAGCAAATTCAGGGCTTGATGGTGGGGCGGGTGTACGGTATCGAGGCAAGTCGCCCAATGATGTGCGGCCGGATGGCAGCCTGA
- a CDS encoding c-type cytochrome, which produces MTMEKVSSSPQVENIDPTFEPWEPPRPIPIFLLAVLFALALAGVGLYLHDLAPHAAPDEPTAPVLASSVGGTPVAPVIPALKDAPVLVHSGQGSVWSCASCHGEAGEGAGITPRLAGMPEAYLLKQLEDFAKGTRLNESMQYVARGMKPDDMKELATYYAKLPAPAINVPSSEANLARGEALFHKGDWKQNVPACISCHGSQGEGVGASFPPLAAQQAEYLFSQLSAWKGGHRHNSPQSLMDDIASRLSYEDLYAVSYYAASLPANGKQAK; this is translated from the coding sequence ATGACAATGGAAAAAGTTTCTAGTTCGCCCCAGGTCGAGAACATCGACCCTACCTTCGAGCCATGGGAGCCGCCGCGCCCCATTCCGATTTTCCTGTTGGCGGTGCTGTTCGCCTTGGCCCTGGCTGGGGTAGGTTTGTACCTGCACGATCTGGCGCCACACGCGGCACCGGACGAGCCTACGGCTCCTGTTCTTGCCTCCAGTGTGGGTGGCACGCCTGTGGCACCTGTGATTCCTGCCTTGAAGGATGCGCCGGTGCTGGTGCATTCCGGGCAGGGCAGTGTGTGGAGCTGTGCTTCCTGCCACGGCGAGGCAGGTGAAGGTGCTGGCATCACTCCCCGTCTGGCCGGTATGCCCGAAGCGTATCTGCTCAAGCAGCTGGAGGATTTTGCCAAAGGAACACGCCTGAACGAGTCCATGCAGTATGTGGCTCGTGGCATGAAGCCGGACGATATGAAGGAGCTGGCTACCTACTACGCCAAGCTGCCTGCTCCCGCCATTAATGTGCCCAGCTCGGAAGCGAACCTGGCCCGTGGCGAAGCTCTGTTCCATAAAGGGGACTGGAAGCAGAACGTGCCCGCATGTATCAGCTGCCACGGCAGTCAGGGTGAGGGTGTGGGGGCGTCCTTCCCGCCTTTGGCCGCGCAGCAGGCCGAGTACTTGTTCAGCCAGCTGTCGGCCTGGAAAGGTGGCCATCGTCACAACTCGCCGCAAAGCCTGATGGATGACATTGCATCGCGCTTGTCCTACGAGGACCTGTATGCGGTTTCCTACTACGCCGCCTCGCTGCCAGCCAATGGCAAGCAGGCGAAATAA
- a CDS encoding cbb3-type cytochrome c oxidase subunit I, translating into MTPILGILLATSFVASLVALGILVWAVANKLIFVGKNEAETIFMKGELGQPDDSASFGGENEAQTHRFDVLRAGIDRSGRGPVLLLVTVGITWLLIGSVFGVMASLKLHWPDWLADVAQVTFGRARTLHLNIVAYGWLSVTGIGVALWLLPRIFHTPLRRPNMVYFGAALWTLGVLGGTIAVANGWSDGIEWLEFPWQIDILLAVGGFFLAWPAIETAANRKSRHIYVSGWYFLAGMVWFPFLFLVSNIPGLHIGAQQATVNWWFAHNVLGLWLTPMGVGAAYYIIPKIIGKPVYSYNVSLLGFWSLALFYSQVGIHHLMGGPVPTWAVTLSVVHSIMMFVPVIAVAINQHVTVAQNLWAFKQSMALRFVWIGALMYTLSSFQGSLEAIRSVNSVTHFTHYTVGHAHLGAYGFVSMVMFGTLYYMMPHILGRRWPFPALIKTHFWLVTAGFTIYVLALSIAGVVQGMGLMDPGSSFGEITRKMVPYLEARSIGGTMMTLGHFVFAAHFALLLLRKGSAVNATPTLARADAS; encoded by the coding sequence ATGACTCCTATATTAGGAATATTACTGGCGACCAGTTTTGTCGCCTCTTTGGTGGCACTGGGCATTCTTGTCTGGGCCGTAGCAAACAAGCTGATTTTCGTTGGGAAGAACGAAGCCGAGACCATCTTCATGAAAGGTGAGCTCGGGCAGCCGGATGACAGTGCTTCCTTTGGGGGGGAGAACGAAGCACAGACGCATCGCTTTGACGTTTTACGTGCGGGCATTGACCGCAGTGGTCGGGGGCCGGTGCTGCTTCTGGTCACGGTCGGGATTACCTGGCTGCTGATTGGTTCGGTGTTTGGCGTGATGGCCTCGCTGAAACTGCACTGGCCGGATTGGCTGGCCGACGTGGCCCAAGTGACCTTTGGTCGTGCGCGTACCTTGCACCTGAACATCGTGGCCTATGGCTGGCTGTCGGTGACCGGGATTGGCGTGGCCCTGTGGCTGTTGCCGCGTATTTTTCATACGCCGTTGCGCCGCCCCAATATGGTGTATTTTGGCGCCGCGCTGTGGACCCTGGGGGTATTGGGCGGCACGATTGCCGTGGCCAATGGCTGGTCTGACGGCATCGAGTGGCTGGAATTTCCCTGGCAGATCGACATTCTGCTGGCTGTGGGTGGCTTTTTCCTGGCCTGGCCTGCGATTGAAACTGCAGCGAACCGCAAGTCGCGTCATATCTACGTGTCGGGCTGGTACTTCCTGGCCGGCATGGTCTGGTTTCCCTTCCTGTTCCTGGTGTCCAACATCCCTGGCCTGCACATCGGTGCCCAGCAAGCAACTGTGAACTGGTGGTTTGCTCACAACGTGCTGGGGTTGTGGCTGACGCCGATGGGGGTGGGTGCGGCTTACTACATCATCCCCAAAATCATCGGCAAGCCCGTGTATTCCTATAACGTGTCCTTGCTGGGTTTCTGGAGTCTGGCGCTGTTTTACAGCCAGGTCGGTATTCACCACTTGATGGGTGGCCCGGTGCCAACCTGGGCCGTGACCTTGTCCGTGGTGCACAGCATCATGATGTTTGTCCCGGTAATTGCCGTGGCGATTAACCAGCACGTAACCGTTGCGCAGAACCTGTGGGCCTTCAAGCAATCCATGGCCCTGCGTTTCGTCTGGATTGGCGCGCTGATGTACACCTTGTCCTCCTTCCAGGGTTCGCTGGAAGCGATCCGCTCGGTGAACTCGGTGACGCACTTTACGCATTACACCGTCGGTCACGCTCACCTGGGCGCCTACGGCTTTGTGTCCATGGTGATGTTCGGCACGCTGTATTACATGATGCCGCACATTCTGGGACGTCGCTGGCCTTTCCCGGCTCTGATCAAAACCCATTTCTGGTTGGTGACCGCAGGCTTCACGATCTACGTGCTGGCTCTGAGCATTGCCGGTGTGGTGCAGGGTATGGGCTTGATGGACCCAGGTTCAAGTTTTGGCGAGATCACTCGCAAGATGGTTCCGTATCTGGAAGCCCGCTCCATTGGCGGCACCATGATGACCTTGGGCCACTTTGTCTTTGCGGCTCACTTTGCCTTGCTCTTGCTGCGCAAAGGTTCCGCTGTTAATGCGACTCCTACACTTGCTCGGGCAGATGCGTCATGA
- a CDS encoding FecR family protein: MTRPSSSDELDHPSDAAHWFSRLQSGEASEQDHQAFQAWRDADPDNERRYREVEYLWRATQAVPEERLRRLLPHSPGPVPSPKRRYLTLGLGALGVLALCAGAIHQSGWLNPVEETVQLLTAKGERQQITLPDGSVVDLNTDTIAQARLSSSKREIELLQGEAFFAVQHYQTLPFIVRTDLGTITVTGTRFNVRRLADSLQVSVQSGSVKVESGPWWRRQERLLEAQQQVLLRQGAEPGPVHTADVESLTAWQRGKIIFKNTPLEVLVQEMARYLPQPLILDAPALRQHRISGIFDVDQPETVLKALPAIAPVRIQSDASGVQHVVAR, from the coding sequence ATGACCCGCCCCTCTTCCTCCGACGAACTGGATCACCCCAGCGATGCCGCTCATTGGTTCTCCCGACTGCAATCGGGAGAAGCCAGCGAGCAGGACCACCAGGCCTTCCAAGCCTGGCGGGACGCTGATCCTGACAACGAGCGCCGCTACCGCGAGGTGGAGTACCTGTGGCGGGCTACCCAGGCCGTCCCGGAAGAACGCCTGCGCAGACTGCTGCCCCACTCCCCTGGTCCCGTGCCATCCCCCAAGCGCCGCTATCTGACGCTGGGATTGGGCGCACTCGGCGTGCTGGCCCTCTGCGCCGGTGCCATCCATCAGTCGGGCTGGTTGAACCCGGTAGAAGAGACGGTACAGTTGCTCACCGCCAAAGGCGAACGTCAGCAAATCACCTTGCCCGATGGCTCTGTTGTGGACTTGAATACCGACACCATCGCCCAGGCTCGTTTATCGTCATCCAAACGGGAAATCGAACTGCTCCAGGGTGAAGCTTTTTTTGCCGTCCAGCACTACCAAACCCTGCCCTTTATCGTGCGCACCGACTTGGGCACCATTACCGTCACCGGCACCCGCTTCAATGTGCGGCGGCTGGCAGACAGCCTGCAAGTCAGCGTTCAATCCGGCTCGGTCAAAGTGGAGTCCGGTCCTTGGTGGCGTCGTCAGGAACGCCTCTTGGAGGCGCAGCAACAAGTGCTGTTGCGCCAAGGTGCGGAGCCTGGCCCAGTACACACGGCCGACGTGGAAAGCCTGACAGCCTGGCAACGCGGCAAGATCATTTTCAAGAACACACCTTTAGAAGTGCTTGTACAGGAAATGGCTCGCTACCTGCCCCAGCCCTTGATTCTGGACGCCCCCGCCCTGCGCCAGCACCGTATCTCCGGCATTTTCGATGTCGACCAACCCGAGACCGTCCTCAAGGCCTTACCTGCCATTGCCCCTGTCCGGATCCAGAGCGATGCGTCGGGCGTGCAACATGTTGTGGCGCGCTAA
- a CDS encoding aminotransferase class V-fold PLP-dependent enzyme yields the protein MSQTSTPVDPDGLLEYSVVYTDRALNHMSKTFQEVMREISRTLKQVYQAHSAIVVPGSGSFGMEAVARQFATDRKCMVIRNGWFSYRWTQIFDMGSIPASTTVLKARPIEEGKQAAYAPAPIEEVVAAIQAEKPALVFAPHVETASGIMLPDDYMRQVADAVHAVGGLFVLDCIASGTVWVDMKDVGVDVLISAPQKGWTGSACCGLVMLSERARQHIETTTSTSFACDLRKWLQIMETYENGAHAYHATLPTDSLKVLQEAMAETEALGFDWIRNRQLELGRKVRALLSEHGFRSVAAPGFEAPGVVVCYTTDDGIHSAAKFAKAGLQAASGVPLQCDEPADFKTFRIGLFGLDKLNNLERSVERLAKALDAIEEQ from the coding sequence ATGTCTCAAACCAGCACCCCCGTTGATCCGGACGGCCTGCTTGAATATTCGGTGGTTTACACCGACCGTGCCTTGAACCATATGTCCAAGACCTTCCAGGAAGTGATGCGTGAAATCTCCCGCACGCTCAAGCAGGTCTATCAGGCGCATTCGGCCATTGTGGTGCCGGGCAGTGGCTCGTTTGGCATGGAAGCGGTGGCCCGTCAGTTTGCAACGGACCGCAAGTGCATGGTGATACGCAATGGCTGGTTCAGCTACCGCTGGACTCAGATTTTTGACATGGGTTCCATCCCTGCCAGCACCACGGTTCTGAAGGCCCGCCCGATTGAGGAAGGCAAGCAGGCCGCTTACGCACCGGCCCCTATCGAAGAGGTAGTCGCTGCGATTCAGGCTGAAAAACCGGCTTTGGTGTTTGCCCCGCACGTGGAAACAGCCTCCGGCATCATGTTGCCCGATGACTATATGCGTCAGGTAGCGGATGCGGTGCACGCGGTAGGCGGTCTGTTTGTGCTGGACTGCATTGCATCGGGCACGGTATGGGTGGATATGAAGGATGTGGGCGTGGACGTGCTGATCAGCGCTCCGCAAAAGGGTTGGACCGGCTCGGCATGTTGCGGTCTGGTGATGTTAAGCGAGCGTGCTCGTCAGCACATTGAAACCACGACCAGCACCAGCTTTGCCTGCGATCTGCGCAAGTGGCTGCAGATCATGGAAACGTATGAGAATGGGGCGCATGCTTACCACGCGACCCTGCCTACCGATTCCTTGAAGGTGCTGCAAGAAGCGATGGCCGAGACAGAAGCTCTGGGCTTTGACTGGATTCGCAATCGTCAGCTGGAGCTGGGCCGCAAAGTGCGTGCCTTGCTCAGCGAACATGGTTTCCGCAGCGTGGCGGCACCGGGTTTTGAAGCGCCGGGGGTGGTGGTGTGTTACACCACTGATGACGGCATCCATTCCGCTGCGAAGTTTGCCAAGGCCGGTTTGCAAGCCGCCTCGGGCGTGCCTTTGCAATGTGATGAACCTGCTGATTTCAAGACCTTCCGAATTGGTCTGTTTGGCCTGGACAAGCTGAACAATCTGGAACGCTCGGTGGAGCGTTTGGCCAAGGCTCTGGATGCGATTGAAGAGCAGTAA
- a CDS encoding metallophosphoesterase — protein sequence MSVAHFSQNTLGRDIAVGDIHGCFSKLKTSLKRIRFDPSKDRLFSVGDLVDRGPESHHVLEWLDLSWFHAICGNHEQLT from the coding sequence ATGTCGGTAGCACACTTCAGCCAGAACACTTTGGGGCGCGATATTGCGGTTGGCGATATTCACGGTTGCTTCAGCAAGCTGAAAACGTCTTTAAAGCGGATTCGTTTTGATCCCTCCAAGGACCGGCTGTTTTCAGTGGGAGATCTGGTGGATCGTGGCCCGGAGTCGCACCACGTTCTGGAGTGGCTGGACCTATCCTGGTTTCATGCGATTTGTGGCAATCACGAGCAGTTGACCTAG
- a CDS encoding cbb3-type cytochrome c oxidase subunit II, with product MNRLLPLLIGAIGVLLLATLMLVILPAWQLRTSEPPEQLQPYTAQQLLGRDEYVANGCLYCHSQQPRATGQTLFDTARGWGRASTPGDYFYDSPHLLGTMRTGPDLFNVGARMKSRDWHLTHLYQPRAIFDWSLMPSYPYMFELKDQVSEGDVVVRLPESLQPAGKHVVARKEALDLVEYLLALDRTYATSAQELDKRDRGYDRRPAEASTDSGAK from the coding sequence ATGAATCGACTCTTACCTTTACTGATCGGGGCCATTGGCGTGTTGCTGCTGGCCACCTTGATGCTGGTGATTTTGCCAGCCTGGCAACTGCGTACTTCGGAACCGCCGGAGCAGTTGCAACCTTATACCGCCCAGCAATTGCTGGGACGTGACGAGTACGTGGCCAATGGCTGTTTGTACTGTCACAGCCAGCAGCCACGCGCCACCGGTCAAACCCTGTTTGATACGGCACGTGGCTGGGGCCGTGCGTCCACACCGGGCGATTACTTTTACGATTCGCCCCACCTGCTGGGCACCATGCGTACCGGTCCGGACCTGTTCAACGTGGGGGCACGCATGAAAAGCCGTGACTGGCATTTGACCCATCTGTATCAGCCCCGTGCGATTTTTGACTGGAGCCTGATGCCGTCCTATCCCTATATGTTCGAGCTGAAAGACCAGGTTTCCGAAGGTGACGTGGTGGTGCGTTTGCCGGAATCCCTGCAGCCTGCGGGCAAGCATGTGGTCGCCCGCAAGGAAGCGCTGGATTTGGTGGAGTACCTGCTGGCTCTGGATCGCACCTACGCGACCAGCGCGCAGGAACTGGATAAACGTGACCGTGGCTACGATCGTCGCCCCGCTGAAGCCTCGACGGATTCGGGCGCTAAATAG
- a CDS encoding serine/threonine protein phosphatase — translation MDHRVHGGLWLDDCTSDEQALIAQRLQALPLAMEIETPLGLVGMVHADFPYDDWQHIHTEGFDAHDRHVCMWSRDRYVTGYDGMVRGLRALVHGHQTTHKMRQLGNVFFIDTGGWLDHGHFTLLDLKRLVAL, via the coding sequence ATGGATCATCGTGTGCATGGCGGGTTATGGCTGGACGACTGCACTTCGGACGAACAGGCGCTTATCGCCCAACGCCTTCAAGCCCTGCCTTTGGCAATGGAAATTGAAACGCCCTTGGGTTTGGTGGGGATGGTCCACGCCGACTTTCCCTACGATGATTGGCAGCACATCCATACTGAAGGTTTTGATGCCCATGATCGCCATGTCTGTATGTGGTCCAGGGATCGCTATGTGACTGGCTACGATGGCATGGTGAGGGGGCTTCGGGCTTTAGTGCATGGTCATCAGACGACACACAAGATGCGGCAGTTAGGGAACGTGTTTTTCATTGATACCGGCGGGTGGTTGGATCACGGACATTTCACCTTGCTGGATTTGAAGCGCTTGGTGGCTTTGTAG
- a CDS encoding c-type cytochrome — protein MKDTQNNGRSKPAMSGGRRLAWGAGIGVLLFAIGYGMNAKGWLSFSLGSPDNGTTQLGEATYSREAMEAGRKAQSKDKHSVTAGMPVGADGYYVPPPESSIPDTPYGEAVRRGQKIFMETSTTVSDHVGNTLACVNCHLDGGRREHSAPMWGAYVSYPAYRSKTKAISTLEDRIIGCFTYSMNAQASSSGVAPPAGSDVYRDLMTYMYWMSDGAPTGQKLPGAGFPKVKKTELGYDVARGKEVYTNNCVLCHAVDGQGQKDAESGVVFPPLWGPNSYNWGAGMARIDTAAGFIKANMPLGKPFSLSDQDAWDVAAYINSHERPKDARQKGTVEQARVEFHDGEESYYGKEVNGVILGGGVEK, from the coding sequence ATGAAAGACACTCAAAACAATGGTCGCAGCAAACCCGCCATGTCGGGTGGACGCAGACTGGCCTGGGGGGCCGGTATTGGTGTGCTGCTCTTTGCAATTGGCTACGGCATGAACGCCAAGGGCTGGTTGTCCTTTTCCCTGGGCTCGCCAGACAATGGCACGACTCAGCTGGGCGAGGCTACGTATAGCCGTGAAGCGATGGAAGCCGGTCGCAAGGCGCAGAGCAAGGACAAGCACTCGGTCACGGCCGGCATGCCTGTGGGGGCGGATGGCTACTATGTGCCGCCACCAGAGAGCAGCATCCCGGATACGCCGTATGGCGAGGCGGTTCGTCGCGGTCAAAAGATTTTTATGGAAACCTCGACCACGGTGTCCGATCACGTGGGTAATACCCTGGCTTGTGTGAACTGTCACCTGGACGGTGGGCGTCGTGAGCATTCCGCACCTATGTGGGGGGCGTATGTCAGCTATCCGGCTTATCGTTCCAAGACCAAGGCGATCAGCACGCTGGAAGATCGCATTATTGGCTGTTTTACCTATTCCATGAATGCGCAGGCTTCGTCCTCGGGCGTTGCACCGCCCGCTGGCAGCGATGTGTATCGTGACCTGATGACCTATATGTACTGGATGTCCGATGGGGCGCCCACGGGTCAGAAGTTGCCAGGTGCCGGCTTTCCCAAGGTTAAAAAGACCGAGCTGGGTTATGACGTAGCACGCGGTAAAGAGGTCTACACCAACAACTGTGTGTTGTGTCACGCGGTGGATGGTCAGGGGCAGAAGGATGCCGAAAGTGGTGTGGTGTTCCCGCCCTTATGGGGCCCCAACTCTTATAACTGGGGTGCCGGGATGGCTCGTATTGATACGGCTGCCGGTTTCATCAAGGCCAACATGCCTTTGGGCAAACCGTTCTCCCTGTCCGATCAGGATGCCTGGGACGTAGCGGCGTATATCAACAGTCATGAGCGTCCCAAGGATGCTCGTCAGAAGGGGACGGTTGAGCAAGCTCGTGTGGAGTTCCACGATGGCGAGGAAAGTTACTACGGTAAGGAAGTGAACGGCGTGATTCTGGGTGGAGGCGTGGAGAAGTAA
- a CDS encoding IS110 family transposase has product MKITTLGIDLAKQVFQLHGVDEQGKTVLRKQLKRDQMATFFATLPVCLIGMEACGSAHHWARKLESFGHTVRLIAPQFVKPYVKTNKNDAADAEAICEAVARPNMRFVPIKNIEQQSVLALHRARQGFVRARTAQANQIRGLLAEFGLIVPQGISHLHTRVPALLEQANQELTGSFRLLILRLLDHLKELDKQVHELERQIKAWHKANEASCRLEKVAGIGPITASALVATIGDAKNFTNGRQLAAWLGLVPKQHSSGGKSVLLGISKRGDQYLRTLLIHGARAVIYRARQAAEPTGWLQRLLQRSHANVAAVALANKNARIVWALLANQRTFQPDYTPDGS; this is encoded by the coding sequence ATGAAGATTACGACACTAGGTATCGATCTGGCAAAGCAAGTCTTTCAACTGCACGGCGTCGATGAACAAGGCAAAACCGTGTTAAGAAAACAGCTCAAACGCGACCAGATGGCCACGTTCTTCGCCACCTTACCGGTCTGCCTGATTGGCATGGAAGCATGTGGAAGTGCGCATCATTGGGCCCGTAAATTAGAATCGTTCGGGCATACCGTACGCTTGATTGCCCCTCAGTTTGTTAAACCCTACGTTAAAACCAACAAGAACGATGCTGCTGATGCCGAAGCCATCTGCGAGGCAGTGGCTCGGCCTAACATGCGGTTTGTACCGATCAAAAATATCGAACAACAGTCCGTCTTGGCCTTGCACCGGGCTCGACAAGGGTTCGTACGGGCACGGACCGCACAGGCCAATCAGATCCGCGGATTACTGGCTGAGTTCGGGCTGATCGTCCCACAGGGAATCTCTCACCTGCATACACGTGTCCCTGCGCTACTCGAGCAGGCGAATCAGGAGCTGACGGGCTCATTTCGATTACTCATACTCCGGCTCCTGGATCACTTAAAAGAGCTGGATAAACAGGTCCATGAGTTGGAGCGGCAGATTAAAGCCTGGCATAAGGCCAATGAAGCGAGCTGCCGACTTGAGAAAGTTGCGGGCATTGGCCCGATCACCGCCAGTGCCTTGGTTGCCACGATCGGCGATGCCAAAAACTTCACCAATGGCCGACAGTTAGCGGCGTGGCTAGGCTTAGTGCCCAAGCAGCACTCCAGTGGTGGCAAGTCCGTGCTCCTGGGAATCAGCAAACGAGGAGATCAATATCTACGTACCTTGTTAATTCATGGCGCTCGAGCGGTGATCTATCGTGCACGGCAAGCCGCAGAGCCCACCGGTTGGCTACAACGACTCTTGCAGCGATCTCACGCTAACGTAGCGGCTGTTGCATTAGCCAACAAAAATGCCCGTATCGTCTGGGCGTTACTGGCCAATCAACGAACCTTCCAGCCTGACTACACGCCTGACGGCTCATAG